In Salvelinus namaycush isolate Seneca unplaced genomic scaffold, SaNama_1.0 Scaffold66, whole genome shotgun sequence, a single genomic region encodes these proteins:
- the LOC120042361 gene encoding solute carrier family 43 member 3-like isoform X3 produces the protein MNNFLTLPNGFIFDRFGTMATRLLGICLYTTGTLMVAFSSSALSMLLLPALSFIAVGGILFLITNIQVGNLFGSHRSTIITLYNGAFDSSSAVFLIIKVMYEGGVSLRSSFLILSVCSVIHLLRTFFLMPNTHIPYPLPEGFTYGVNPGMSNSYNVEEIEKTRETGMTSEGEGPAETDDMPLQSDDGQQSENSGKVASFRSCVQSWFFLWHLVWLSVMQLRHYLFIGTLNPMLNRLADNDSALVSQYTNAFAFTQLFGVLCAPWNGLIMDRHKGKPLAPGETDKEADLRSSSLSLFLTSLQCLLFSICASSPLLPLQYLTFILQVLNRSFLYGGNAAFVSIAFPGVHFGKLYGLVMSLSAVVSLLQYPCFALVKGALGGDPFYVNIALTLLTLLAFIHPINIFYHCRKLTNQREDMAGGAAITLAEAKM, from the exons ATGAACAACTTCCTCACGCTTCCCAACGGATTCATCTTCGACCGCTTCGGCACCATGGCAACGAGGCTTCTGGGAAT ATGTCTCTACACCACTGGTACACTGATGGTTGCCTTCTCCAGTTCAG CTCTGTCCATGCTGCTGCTCCCAGCCCTGTCCTTCATCGCAGTGGGAGGTATATTGTTCCTCATCACAAACATACAG GTTGGGAACCTGTTTGGCTCCCATCGTTCCACCATCATCACCCTCTATAATGGAGCCTTCGACTCTTCCTCGGCTGTCTTCCTCATCATCAAG GTGATGTATGAAGGAGGGGTCTCCCTCCGCTCCTCCTTCCTCATTCTCTCCGTCTGCAGTGTCATCCACCTCCTCAGGACGTTCTTCCTCATGCCCAACACCCACATTCCCTACCCACTCCCTGAGGGCTTCACCTATGG CGTGAACCCTGGAATGTCCAACAGCTACAACGTAGAGGAGATTGAGAAGACGCGAGAGACGGGGATGACATCAGAGGGGGAGGGGCCAGCGGAGACCGACGACATGCCCCTACAGTCTGATGACGGGCAGCAGTCGGAAAACTCTGGGAAAG tgGCCAGTTTCAGGAGCTGTGTGCAGTCGTGGTTCTTCCTGTGGCATCTGGTGTGGCTGTCTGTCATGCAGCTGAGACACTACCTCTTCATCGGAACACTGAACCCCATGCTCAACCGGCTGGCCGACAACGACTCAGCCCTGG tgagtCAGTACACCAATGCCTTTGCCTTCACCCAGCTGTTTGGGGTCCTCTGTGCTCCCTGGAACGGCCTCATCATGGACAGACACAAGGGGAAGCCTCTGGCTCCAG GAGAAACAGATAAGGAGGCAGACCtgcgctcctcctctctctccctcttcctcacctCCCTCCAGTGCCTCCTCTTCTCCAtctgtgcctcctctcctctcctccctctccagtACCTCACCTTCATCCTGCAGGTCCTCAACCGCTCCTTCCTCTATGGAGGCAACGCAGCTTTCGTCAGCATCGC TTTTCCTGGGGTCCACTTTGGGAAGCTGTATGGTTTGGTGATGTCTCTGTCTGCCGTGGTGTCACTGCTGCAGTACCCCTGTTTCGCCCTGGTCAAAGGAGCCCTAGGTGGAGACCCCTTCTAT GTGAACATCGCTCTGACTCTCCTCACTCTACTGGCGTTCATCCATCCAATCAACATCTTCTACCACTGCAGGAAACTGACCAATCAGAGGGAGGATATGGCCGGCGGTGCTGCCATCACATTGGCTGAGGCCAAAATGTAG
- the LOC120042361 gene encoding solute carrier family 43 member 3-like isoform X2, translated as MNSSPWFSSSLISLPIPPSLSLSDCSGQDEQFSLVFTVTSFMNNFLTLPNGFIFDRFGTMATRLLGICLYTTGTLMVAFSSSALSMLLLPALSFIAVGGILFLITNIQVGNLFGSHRSTIITLYNGAFDSSSAVFLIIKVMYEGGVSLRSSFLILSVCSVIHLLRTFFLMPNTHIPYPLPEGFTYGVNPGMSNSYNVEEIEKTRETGMTSEGEGPAETDDMPLQSDDGQQSENSGKVASFRSCVQSWFFLWHLVWLSVMQLRHYLFIGTLNPMLNRLADNDSALVSQYTNAFAFTQLFGVLCAPWNGLIMDRHKGKPLAPGETDKEADLRSSSLSLFLTSLQCLLFSICASSPLLPLQYLTFILQVLNRSFLYGGNAAFVSIAFPGVHFGKLYGLVMSLSAVVSLLQYPCFALVKGALGGDPFYVNIALTLLTLLAFIHPINIFYHCRKLTNQREDMAGGAAITLAEAKM; from the exons ATGAACAGTTCTCCCTGGTTTTCATCATCCCtaatctctctccccatccctccatctctctctctctcagactgtaGTGGACAGGATGAACAGTTCTCCCTGGTCTTCACCGTCACCTCCTTTATGAACAACTTCCTCACGCTTCCCAACGGATTCATCTTCGACCGCTTCGGCACCATGGCAACGAGGCTTCTGGGAAT ATGTCTCTACACCACTGGTACACTGATGGTTGCCTTCTCCAGTTCAG CTCTGTCCATGCTGCTGCTCCCAGCCCTGTCCTTCATCGCAGTGGGAGGTATATTGTTCCTCATCACAAACATACAG GTTGGGAACCTGTTTGGCTCCCATCGTTCCACCATCATCACCCTCTATAATGGAGCCTTCGACTCTTCCTCGGCTGTCTTCCTCATCATCAAG GTGATGTATGAAGGAGGGGTCTCCCTCCGCTCCTCCTTCCTCATTCTCTCCGTCTGCAGTGTCATCCACCTCCTCAGGACGTTCTTCCTCATGCCCAACACCCACATTCCCTACCCACTCCCTGAGGGCTTCACCTATGG CGTGAACCCTGGAATGTCCAACAGCTACAACGTAGAGGAGATTGAGAAGACGCGAGAGACGGGGATGACATCAGAGGGGGAGGGGCCAGCGGAGACCGACGACATGCCCCTACAGTCTGATGACGGGCAGCAGTCGGAAAACTCTGGGAAAG tgGCCAGTTTCAGGAGCTGTGTGCAGTCGTGGTTCTTCCTGTGGCATCTGGTGTGGCTGTCTGTCATGCAGCTGAGACACTACCTCTTCATCGGAACACTGAACCCCATGCTCAACCGGCTGGCCGACAACGACTCAGCCCTGG tgagtCAGTACACCAATGCCTTTGCCTTCACCCAGCTGTTTGGGGTCCTCTGTGCTCCCTGGAACGGCCTCATCATGGACAGACACAAGGGGAAGCCTCTGGCTCCAG GAGAAACAGATAAGGAGGCAGACCtgcgctcctcctctctctccctcttcctcacctCCCTCCAGTGCCTCCTCTTCTCCAtctgtgcctcctctcctctcctccctctccagtACCTCACCTTCATCCTGCAGGTCCTCAACCGCTCCTTCCTCTATGGAGGCAACGCAGCTTTCGTCAGCATCGC TTTTCCTGGGGTCCACTTTGGGAAGCTGTATGGTTTGGTGATGTCTCTGTCTGCCGTGGTGTCACTGCTGCAGTACCCCTGTTTCGCCCTGGTCAAAGGAGCCCTAGGTGGAGACCCCTTCTAT GTGAACATCGCTCTGACTCTCCTCACTCTACTGGCGTTCATCCATCCAATCAACATCTTCTACCACTGCAGGAAACTGACCAATCAGAGGGAGGATATGGCCGGCGGTGCTGCCATCACATTGGCTGAGGCCAAAATGTAG
- the LOC120042358 gene encoding zinc finger protein 120-like, whose product MNAPEHSTTPLVARQPHPTDQSSFEEDWGFQSTPPGGRDELTDSMEHNIEVEHRTMGHHIEVEHRTMGHHIEQEHRTMEHLELEHRTLEHDLGSSSRCLDQDQPVVVEEIRLKREPESPCPDLNPLLGGEPGLEVDQGDLGQTYPEYAALNLGYGGFTDTSGLFFTYSSENQQHTSSSTTTTDDYPSFPGKHSVTVMPGHHGDQRGNGGTVRTRAPLSKEKEGRFVCKHCGKGFPYISCLKRHALNHTRERMHHCSVCGRSFIRPSHLRRHELLHTGVRPFACALCGRHFSHGAHLQAHMKTHT is encoded by the exons ATGAATG CTCCTGAGCATTCCACCACTCCACTGGTCGCCCGGCAACCGCATCCCACTGATCAGAGCAGTTTTGAGGAGGACTGGGGGTTCCAGAGTACACCACCAGGGGGTAGAGATGAGCTCACTGACTCTATGGAACACAACATAGAAGTGGAACATAGAACTATGGGACACCACATAGAAGTAGAACATAGAACTATGGGACACCACATAGAACAGGAACATAGAACTATGGAACACCTAGAACTGGAACATAGAACTCTGGAACATGACCTCGGTAGCAGCTCACGCTGCCTGGACCAGGACCAGCCTGTAGTAGTTGAGGAGATCCGcctcaagagggagccagagagccCATGTCCAGACCTCAACCCACTACTGGGAGGAGAACCAGGCCTGGAGGTCGACCAGGGGGATCTGGGCCAAACGTACCCCGAGTATGCAGCACTGAACCTGGGGTACGGTGGCTTCACAGACACCTCTGGTCTATTTTTCACTTATTCGTCAGAAAACCAACAACACACTTCCTCCTCGACAACGACCACAGACGATTACCCATCGTTCCCGGGGAAACACTCCGTCACCGTCATGCCTGGTCACCATGGAGACCAAAGAGGAAATGGTGGGACTGTCAGAACTCGAGCTCCCCTCAGtaaagagaaggaggggaggttCGTATGCAAACATTGTGGGAAGGGTTTCCCCTACATCAGCTGCCTTAAGCGGCACGCCCTCAACCACACGAGAGAGAGGATGCATCACTGCTCCGTGTGTGGGCGGAGCTTCATCAGACCCAGTCACCTGAGGAGGCATGAACTGCTGCACACGGGTGTCCGACCCTTCGCCTGCGCACTATGTGGACGCCACTTCTCGCATGGTGCACACCTCCAAGCTCACATGAAGACACACACGTGA
- the LOC120042361 gene encoding solute carrier family 43 member 3-like isoform X1 gives MLGCEGGGVGLRYRLTLATGLVECLCFAGVVFGWASLVFVLKTDGYFTDLCVNLTTGPNSTVETDCSGQDEQFSLVFTVTSFMNNFLTLPNGFIFDRFGTMATRLLGICLYTTGTLMVAFSSSALSMLLLPALSFIAVGGILFLITNIQVGNLFGSHRSTIITLYNGAFDSSSAVFLIIKVMYEGGVSLRSSFLILSVCSVIHLLRTFFLMPNTHIPYPLPEGFTYGVNPGMSNSYNVEEIEKTRETGMTSEGEGPAETDDMPLQSDDGQQSENSGKVASFRSCVQSWFFLWHLVWLSVMQLRHYLFIGTLNPMLNRLADNDSALVSQYTNAFAFTQLFGVLCAPWNGLIMDRHKGKPLAPGETDKEADLRSSSLSLFLTSLQCLLFSICASSPLLPLQYLTFILQVLNRSFLYGGNAAFVSIAFPGVHFGKLYGLVMSLSAVVSLLQYPCFALVKGALGGDPFYVNIALTLLTLLAFIHPINIFYHCRKLTNQREDMAGGAAITLAEAKM, from the exons ATGCTGGGATGCGAGGGGGGAGGGGTAGGGTTGCGCTACAGACTGACCCTGGCCACAGGGCTGGTGGAGTGTCTGTGTTTCGCCGGCGTGGTCTTCGGTTGGGCATCGCTGGTCTTCGTCCTGAAGACAGATGGATACTTCACTGACCTCTGTGTCAATCTGACTACTGGACCCAACAGTACAGTGGAAACAG actgtaGTGGACAGGATGAACAGTTCTCCCTGGTCTTCACCGTCACCTCCTTTATGAACAACTTCCTCACGCTTCCCAACGGATTCATCTTCGACCGCTTCGGCACCATGGCAACGAGGCTTCTGGGAAT ATGTCTCTACACCACTGGTACACTGATGGTTGCCTTCTCCAGTTCAG CTCTGTCCATGCTGCTGCTCCCAGCCCTGTCCTTCATCGCAGTGGGAGGTATATTGTTCCTCATCACAAACATACAG GTTGGGAACCTGTTTGGCTCCCATCGTTCCACCATCATCACCCTCTATAATGGAGCCTTCGACTCTTCCTCGGCTGTCTTCCTCATCATCAAG GTGATGTATGAAGGAGGGGTCTCCCTCCGCTCCTCCTTCCTCATTCTCTCCGTCTGCAGTGTCATCCACCTCCTCAGGACGTTCTTCCTCATGCCCAACACCCACATTCCCTACCCACTCCCTGAGGGCTTCACCTATGG CGTGAACCCTGGAATGTCCAACAGCTACAACGTAGAGGAGATTGAGAAGACGCGAGAGACGGGGATGACATCAGAGGGGGAGGGGCCAGCGGAGACCGACGACATGCCCCTACAGTCTGATGACGGGCAGCAGTCGGAAAACTCTGGGAAAG tgGCCAGTTTCAGGAGCTGTGTGCAGTCGTGGTTCTTCCTGTGGCATCTGGTGTGGCTGTCTGTCATGCAGCTGAGACACTACCTCTTCATCGGAACACTGAACCCCATGCTCAACCGGCTGGCCGACAACGACTCAGCCCTGG tgagtCAGTACACCAATGCCTTTGCCTTCACCCAGCTGTTTGGGGTCCTCTGTGCTCCCTGGAACGGCCTCATCATGGACAGACACAAGGGGAAGCCTCTGGCTCCAG GAGAAACAGATAAGGAGGCAGACCtgcgctcctcctctctctccctcttcctcacctCCCTCCAGTGCCTCCTCTTCTCCAtctgtgcctcctctcctctcctccctctccagtACCTCACCTTCATCCTGCAGGTCCTCAACCGCTCCTTCCTCTATGGAGGCAACGCAGCTTTCGTCAGCATCGC TTTTCCTGGGGTCCACTTTGGGAAGCTGTATGGTTTGGTGATGTCTCTGTCTGCCGTGGTGTCACTGCTGCAGTACCCCTGTTTCGCCCTGGTCAAAGGAGCCCTAGGTGGAGACCCCTTCTAT GTGAACATCGCTCTGACTCTCCTCACTCTACTGGCGTTCATCCATCCAATCAACATCTTCTACCACTGCAGGAAACTGACCAATCAGAGGGAGGATATGGCCGGCGGTGCTGCCATCACATTGGCTGAGGCCAAAATGTAG